GGAGACTTATCTATTGGCGGTTTGCTTTTTCTGGGAGGAGGCTCCGCAACGATTCTAAAATAAGGGGCCGGTTTAGAATCGTCAATTTGCAGCAATTCTAATTCAACACCATAAAAGGTCATGTCATCGGGGGTAATCTGGTTTTGCCAATTTATAGCTTTTCTGTGTGCATATTGGATTTCATTTGATATCAATATTGCTATACCCGCTTCCTTAACAGAGGAGTATGTAATTAGCTTGCCGAGGTGATCATGATCGGATTTCCCAAACTGGTTTTCAATAATCACGGGTACTTGAGATATCTTATCGGTTCCCATTAAATCAATAAAGAAGTTTTGTGCGGGGACTTCTATTCCTTCAATCTCTATTTGTGTATTCAATAAATCGTTCAACAATTCTATATGTTTTGCAATCCAATTTGATAAGTCTCTTTCATTAGGCCATATCTCTTTAATTTTTTTCGATCCTAACTTCTTTATTTCCCCTATTTCTGTCATAAATAATCTCCTGTATTGTTAATTATGTAGCCAGTTCTAAATTTATTTCTAAAAAACCGCAGATGCCTTTTAAAGAAAGTGGTAGGATGACATCAAGACAATGGGTTTAAAACCATTGTCTGTAGGTAACCCATTATCTACAGGCAAGGATGCCAACCGGCTTTTCAAGATAAGTGTAAATGATAACAGGTCGAAACCGTCGCTTACAATTTGTCGTACAAGACAATTGCCAAGGACCATAAATCCCTCAACTAACCCGGTATCCACGTGTGGGATTCCTCGACCCCCTTCTTTGGGTCATTTATGAAATCGACGATCTTCTTGAACTTATTGTCACCGCCGCGATATACTATTCCGTGATAGGGGGAGTCCACCCATACGAGGCCCTTGATCTTGGAGGATATAGAATTGTAGTACTCCACGGCGCTTTCCGGATCGACGGTCGGATCGTGCCCCCCCTGTATGATCAGGGCCGGCACCTTTACCTTGTTCAGCTCTCCCTTTACCACCCTGATGAGCTCCAGGAGCTGGTCAACCCCGTGCACCGGATTCCTGAAGTAGTTGATGTGAGGATTTTCAGGTATGTTTTTGATAAACTGAACCGGCGACCTTTTGAGTCCGACGTATTTCAGGGCGTTGTCCAAGAGATCAAAGGCGGGAGCCAAAAAAGACGCCCTGCTTACCAGCTTCATCGCCGCGGAGATGGAGATGATGCCCTTGATCTTCGGGTAGCCGCAGGCCGCCAGGTGCCAGGAGAGAGCTCCCCCCATCGAAAAACCGCAGATGAAGATCTTCTTTACGAGCTTTGAAAGTATTGTGTATCCGACTCTTGCCGAATAAAACCAATCCTCCCAGTTTCTCCCCCTGAGGTCCTCCGGGGAGGTGCCGTGTCCCGAAAGCCTTGCGGAGTAGACGGTAAATCCCTCTTTGACGAGATACTCGTTTAAAGGCCGCATTTCTTCGGGGCTCGCCATATATCCGTGGATAAGAAGAATCCCGATATCGTTGCTGCCGAAATTGATTTTTGGCATCCCGAATTTTCTCTCCTTGGACTGCCCCTCGGTGTAAAACATCGAGTAATCGGTGAAAAACCGCTCCTCCTCTCCACGGATGAGGGCCTTTACGGTTTCATCCCTTAAATATTTTCCCTTTAGGCTCAGGGTTTCATCGACGAGCTCGGTCACCTCCTTGAGGGGGCTTATCTCGTTGTTTATGACCTCCACCGTGTTGAACAACCTTATGTCGTGAAATTTATGGGGCCACTTGAACTGCTTTTCCTTGATAGTGAGGGTTGAATCCCCGTTAGTGCTTCCGCTCCCCTTGCTTATTTCAATAAGATCTTCCGCCTTCACCATCTCCAGAAAGGAATCGACCACCTTCTCACCCTCAACAACGATGGTCTCAGGCTCATGCTTAATCCTGTTGTTAAGAGAGATGTTCGTAAGCTCCCTTGTCTTGAGCGCCGACAGGAATGTCCTCATTTTGAGGTTTTCTGTATCGTCCTTGAGTATGTTGCGCTTGACCATCGTCTTCATCAGTCTTGCGGTGATGTGGTCGGGATTTACGGTGGTGAGATGATAGATGTCGTACATGTAATCGTTCATCATATCTTTTATGACCTTTGAGAGGGCGACGTTCTTCTTCTTTAAGGAGTCCTTCTTTACAACGGGGAAAACGTCCCTTTCTTTTACCCACGGCGTGTATTCCGTGATGCTTCTGGGATGGCCGAAGTTAACCGTCATCTCGACCCCGGGCGAGATTATTGAGCTTTCAATCTTGAGCTCCTCCTCGTAGCGGGGCGAGAGCCCCCCCCTCTCGATGAAGCGAACGAGCCTGTCAACCTGTTTGTAAAGGCCGGTCTCAATGACCCTCATCGGGTAATAAGTAATGTTTAGGGGAACGATGTTGACCTCGAATTCATCGAGATAATCGAAGCCGAATATTCTGGTCAGGGAGTGTTTGTCCGTAAAATCCCTCATGAGCCGCGCCGCCATTTGGGTTTTTATGGCGACCATTCCGGCGCCGGTGTGGGGGGGACGATCCAGAAGCATATCACCGTCGTGGATAATAAAATGGCCGTCTTTGATCACCTTCTTGTCCTTGACCATCCTTCCCTCCGGGAATATTATCCAGCTTTCTCCGGAAAGGAGGCTCTTTGCTATCATGTCGTCCCTGTCGGGGAAATTCACGGGCACGGCCCCAACGCTCTCCATGAAATCCCTCGGCAGAGCCTCGAAGATCTGTGTGGCGGTAAGAGACCTCGGAAATATTCCCAATCGGGTATGTATAATATAGGGGAGGATTAACGTCTCGATCCTCGTGAAGTGATTTGAGAGGAATATGGTCGATTTCTTGGGAACCTTTTCGATTCCATTTACGACCATCTTTACCTTGGAAATCCTCAAAAGTCCCTCAATAAAAATGCGCATCCTGTTGGTGTTGGCCCTGTTTATCTCCCTTAAATCCTCCATTTTTTACCCCAAGAGGTCCAAATTAAAAAATTAAAAAAGTTTGCCTTTTTCAAGTTTACTACATTTTTTAAAAAAATTGTAGCAGATTTTATGCTCTGCATGCAAAGAAGTCAAGAATTCATGTGTACAATTTTCTATACTATAAAAAAATGACTTGTGATATTGGTCACATTATAGTATTATCAGAAAGTTAGAATGATTAATCAAAAAACATAAGGAGGTTTTTACAAGATGAAGAAAATTGCTATTTTTGCAGCAATCGCCCTTTTATTGGGCGTCTCTTTTGCCGTGGCTCAGGATGAGATAAAATTGAAGTATTTCGAGACTCCCGATTACGGCTATGCCCTTATGCTCCCCGAGAACTTTGAACTCGTTGCGGGCACCAAGATAGATGCGGGCACAACCTGGCAGCATCAGAAGGGCAGCGCAACGCTGGGTGGATTCACCAGGGGTCTCGCCGGCGGCCTTGAATCCGCCGACAGCATCAGCGTAAACTGGATGTGGTTTCCCGATGTGTCTCCCGACACCCTCTATAAGGCGAACTGGAAGTCCGTCCAGGACGACATGAACTCCCCGCACCCGAAGTACACCGACCTTAAGGCCCTGAAGATCGAGGGGGGGAAGGCGTTCTGGTACAAAGAGGTCGACAAGGAAGATCCGACGGAGATCCACCGTTGGCACATCTACGCAGTCGGCAACAAGAGCGTCTACGGTGTGATTCTTGCCTCAGGAGAGTTTAAGAACTTCGCTTCGATGATCCCGATCTATGAAGAGGTCGTAAAGAGCTTCAAGCTGATACCCTTGAAGGTCTCCAAGTAGAAATTTGACAGGACTTTGTACTCTTGCGGGCCCGGTGAAAAAGATCGGGCCCGTTTTTTTTATTAAAGGAGATGATTGCCGACATGTTTGCGGAAAAAAGGCCTTTTAGATTTTCGGTTTTTTTTGCCAAGTGTATTTTCGTTTTTTTATTAGTATTGCCGATATTTTTAATGCCGCAGACTCCCTGCGCCGTCGAGCTCGATAAGATGGTGGAGGTCCCCGGGGGGACGTTCGTCATGGGGGGGGCGGATGACGGGATGGAGAACAGCGTCCCGGCCCACGAGGTAAAGGTCAACTATTTTTTCATCGACAGCCACGAGGTCACAAACGTCCGCTTCGCCGAGTTTCTGAATCATCTCGGAAAGACGACCTTAAACGGGAATAAACTCATCGACCTTGACTTGTCAGGGATCGAAGTCGAGGAGAGGGGAGGAAAGGCGTTCTACGTGGCGAAGGAGGGGATGGAGGAGTACCCAGTCGTCTCGGTGACGTGGCACGGGGCGGACGAGTACGCCAAGTTCCGGGGAAAGAGGCTCCCCACGGAGGCGGAGTGGGAATATGCGGCGTCCGGGGGGGCAAAGTCCAAGTTCCCTTGGGGGGACGACTACGACCCAAACCGGACCAACCAGGGCGGCTCCTTCGGGGCGCTGACCCCGGTGATGAGCTATCTCCCAAACGGCTTCGGATTATACGACATGGTCGGAAACGCCATGGAGTGGACGGCCGACTGGTACGGGGAGGATTACTACACCAAGTCTCCACCGGACAACCCCACGGGGCCAAAGGCGGGAACGGAGAGGGTAGTCCGGGGCGGCGCCTTCGACAGCATACAGCCGGTGACGGTTCGCGACCGGTTCTATTTAAAGCCTGACAGGTCGCTGCCGGATTTGGGGTTTAGGTGCGTGAAATGAGAAACTTTGTAGAAGCTTTAATTAAAATAACATTCAAAATTTCATTGGCATTATTGGTGTCATTGGTATTAATAATGGTATGTTTTAATCTTTATGAAAGAACTATAAATGTAAAAGTTCCTGTCAAACTGAAGTGGCGCTATAAAACTGGTTTTTATGGATATTCCACTCCCGTTGTGGATGATGGAATTGTTTATGTTGGAGACCAATTAAACTATCTTTATGCCATAGATAAAGATAGGGGCAAAATGAAGTGGAAGTATTATGAAAGCTATTTTATATTCACATCACCATCGGTGGTCGATGGTGTTATATATGTAGGTAGTTACTATAATGGCCCTTTTGATGATACTTGTCTTCATGCTATAGATGCAAAAAATGGCAGGTTGAAGTGGAGTTTTAAACTGGCTGATCCTGGATCATCGTCTGGTCCGCCAACAGTAGCTGATGGTACAGTATTTGTAGGATGTTCAGACAATTATCTATATGCCGTGGATGCAGAAAGTGGTGAGCTGAAATGGCGCTTTGAGACAGGAGGCAGTATACTGTGCAGACCTACAGTTGTTGACGGTGTAGTTTATTTTGGAAGCAGGGATGATTGTCTATATGCCATTGATGCCAATAGTGGTGAGATGAAATGGAAATATGAGGTGGGAAATTGGATGGAATGTTCCTCCCCCGCGGTTGACGGCATGGTCTATGTGGGAAGTAATAATAGTAATGTTTATGCCATTGATATAGATACGGGCGAGTTAAAGTGGCGCTTTGAGACGGGAGGAGAAATAATTTCTTTTCCCACAGTGGTCGGAGGTGTTGTCTTTATAGGGTCTAAAGATAATTACTTGTATGCTTTAGATTCCAACAGTGGCGAGTTAAAGTGGCGTTTTAAAACGGGAGATAACGTTTGCTCTACACCCAAAATGGCTAATGAAGTGGTCTATTTCGGAAGCAATGATCACTATCTTTATGCTGTAGACTATACTAGTGGTATCCAAAAGTGGAGATATAAAACAAGAGGTAGTATCGTTTCTTCCATCGTTGTTGTTGATAATTTCATCTATTTTGGAAGTGCTGCTCATTTTTTTCGGGGTAAGCATCATTGGGGACCTTATCTTTACGCCCTGGAAATAAAGAAGCAGTGATTTGGTAGATATAGATACCAGATAATAGAACAAGGAATAAGGGGCGCAATTAAGCGCCCCTTATTATTGTTAGCTCAAACCTAATCCTATCCTACACCCACGCCCCCCCAAAAATCACACCCGGCGGTCAAAGTTGATAGATCGGAGACAGTAAGCAGTCTATCCTAAATATTCCCGCTGACGAGGTGAAACCGCTCCTTCAACGAATCCAGCTCCGCCTTGAGGTCGGGCATCAGCGCCTCGCCCTCCGGCGTCCCGTAGAGATTTTTCAGCTCCCTCGGATCGTTGGCGATATCGTAGATCTCCGGCTCCTTGCAGAGCTCCCACTCGATATATTTATGGGTGTTGGTTCTTAACGTCTTGTTGGGCGGGACCCTCCCGCCGAAGGGGAAGTCCCTGAAGAGCTCGTAGACCCACGACTCGCGGCCCTCGGCCGAGGCGGATCTCATGATCGGTGCGAAGCTCTCCCCCTGGACGCTTTCGGGAATCGGTATCCCGGCGATCTCCATCAGCGTCAGCGCGAGGTCGATGTTCAGCACCATCTGGTCGGCCTTCCTGCCCGGGTCTTTAATGAGGCCGGGGTACCTGACGATGTAGGGGATCCTGATCGACTCCTCGTAGGGGTAGTGCTTGGCGATGAGGCGGTGCTCCCCGAAGATGTAGCCGTTGTCGCCGGCGTAGACGATGACGGTGTTGTCGAGCTCCCCCGTCTCCTCCAAGGTCGCAAGGAGCCTCCCTAACTCCTCGTCCACCGACTCGAGGCACTCGCAGTAGTCCCTGTAGCGCTTGTGCATGTTGTCCATCCCCCCCTCGAGAAAGTTGTTCTTGGTCATCGTGTTGAACTTGTCCGACTCCGGCGCCAGGAAAGACAGGTCTGCGTCCTTGTACTTCCCCTTCAGGTGCTCCGGCGGCTTCCAGTCGTGGTGAACCGCCTTGTGGGAGAGGTAGAGGCAGAAGGGGTTCTCCCGCTTCTCCTTGACGAAGGCCATGGCGTACTCGGTGAGCTCGGTCGTTATGTAGGGGTGCCTGTTGGGGGTCAACACGTGGTTCACGTAGATCGGGCAGTTGTAGTAGTCACCCTGGCCGTCCTTCCTTGTAAACGAGACGAAGAGGTCGACTCCCGGAAGCTCCGGCAGGCCCTCGCCGGTGCCCGGCATGTGCCACTTGCCGATGAAGGCGGTGTCGTAGCCCGCATCCTTGAAGTGCTTCATGAAAGTGACGTTTTTGTCGCTGTCCCAGCGGCTGAAGTTGTTCTGGACGCCGTGGACGGAGGCGTACTGGCCGGTCAAGAAGCTCGCCCGGCTCGGGCTGCAGAGGGAGGTGGTGACGAAGGCGTTCTCGAAGAGGATCCCCTCGTTCGCCAGCCTGTCCATGTTCGGCGTCTGGATGAAGGGGTGCCCCATGACCCCCAGGACGTCCCATCGGTGGTCGTCGGTCAGGATGAATATCACGTTGGGCCTTCGCGGGGCGCCGTAGGCGGCTCCCCCAAGTCCCAGCCCGGAAATACCGGCCAAGGCGACGGTCGATCCCATGACCTTCAGGGCGTCCCTTCGGGTGATGCCGGTCTCAAGACACCGATCAAGTCCGACAGCCCTTGTGCCGTCTCCACTGCCGGCAACTTTTATATTTTTTCTATTGTATTTCATTATGATTTCCTCCAAATCAATTCGCTCAGTTTAGGAAGTGAGCGGCGTAGTGGTGAACCACCATGTAGACCCACTCCTGTCCCTTGATCAGGCCCATGTACGTCCCGGCGAGTCCCAGTATCAAAAGGACGACGACGGCGGGATGAAATATTCTTACGTCCTCGGGGTCTTTAATCTTGTGGATTGTTCTGCAGACAATCTCCGACACCGAGAATAGGAACAGGGTGACGCAGATTATCCCGAAGAACCACGGCAGGAAGAGGAAGTAAATCATTTCGATCCCGCTGAACTGGCACGCCACCATCGACTCCATCTTGACGATCCAGATTATGGGATTGGCAAAGGCGATGATCAGTCTCTCAATGAAGAGCGCCCCCCTGAAGTAGGCCAGGGGCGGCCCAACGAGGGCGAAGAACCAGATCGAGAAGAAGAGGAGGGGGCCGAAGATACTGATGAGCAAATCCCTGAGCTTCCCCGGCTCCAGGCCGCTTGCCGAGTGATAGATGATGGCTGAGATCAGCATTATCCCCACGACGATTACGAGGGGCACAATAAAGCTCTTAAAAAAACCTTTTCTCTCCATTTTGAGCTTTCTCCTTATAAATATTTTGATATTGTAAACGGTAAAAGAATCAAGGGGATTATACCATTTATTATCGGTTTTTAAAGGTTTTTAGGGATTTTATTTGGAGAAAGGCGAAAAATTTTGGGCGTATATAGAGAGTAGGGGTGGGGGATCGAGTCAAGATAGAAATTTGAAGGGAAAATAAAAAGGGGCCCAGAAATAAAAAAGGGGCCCCCTTTTAAGAGGACCCCTTGGTATCGGAACGGCTTGGTTATCTCGAGGGCGCTGTCTTGAACAGGTTGTCTTAAATGTCCTCAAGATATTCGAGATACCCTGAAGCTGTATGTGGCCGTTCCCCTTATGTTTTGGATCGCGGCATCGCACCCTTTTTTAAAGGCGGAGTCGACCGTTAAATTCCCATCGATTTTGCAACGAGCTCCAGGATGTCGAACGCCTTCATGGAGTCTCCCTTTTCGAGCTCCTTGATGCCGTCCGAGAGCATCGTCAGGCAGAAGGGACACGCGGTGCCTATCGTTGAGTAGCCCTTGTCTATGGCGTCCTGGGTCCTGACGTGATTTATCCGCTTTCCGATGGTCTCTTCCATCCACATCCTGGCGCCGCCCGCGCCGCAGCAGTAGCTCTTCGTCTGGTTCCTGGTGAACTCCTTGACCGAAACGCCGGGGATGGAGTTCAATATCTTCCTCGGCTGGTCGTAGATGTTGTTGTAGCGGCCAAGAAAGCAGGAGTCGTGATACGCCACGCCGTTCACGCCGTCCACCGGCTTTTCGAGCTTGATCCTCCCCTGTTTGATCAGGTCGAGGATAACCTCGGTAAAGTGGAACACCTCGAATTTTCCCCCCTCGTTCTGCGGGTACTCGTTCTTGAGGCAGTTGTAGCCGTGGGGACAGGTCGTAACGATCTTCTTTACGTTGTAGCCGTTCATTATCTCGATGTTCTGCTGGGCGAGCATGGCGTAGAGGTACTCGTTTCCGGCCCTCCTGGCGCTGTCTCCGCAGCATCCCTCCTCCTGACCGAGGATACCTATCTTGACGCCCGCCTTGTCCATGATCTTGACGAATGAGGTAGCGACCTTTTTGTAGAGGTCGTCAAACGAGCCCGCGCACCCCACGTAGTAGAGGTACTCGACGTCCGGGTCTTCCGCCAGTGTCTTGACGGGGAGGTCCTTCGCCCAGTTTCCCCTCTCGTGGAAGCCGAAGCCGTAGGGATTGGAGTTGTTCTCCATGTTTCTCATGGTAGTTGTCAGCTCGGCTGACATATCTCCCTCCATCAGGACCTTGTAGCGTCTCATGTCGATGATCTTCTGGGGATGCTCAATGAGAACGGGACACGCCTCAACGCAGGCGAGACAGGTTGTGCACGCCCATATCGCGTCGATGTC
This genomic stretch from Candidatus Zymogenus saltonus harbors:
- a CDS encoding DUF4268 domain-containing protein, yielding MTEIGEIKKLGSKKIKEIWPNERDLSNWIAKHIELLNDLLNTQIEIEGIEVPAQNFFIDLMGTDKISQVPVIIENQFGKSDHDHLGKLITYSSVKEAGIAILISNEIQYAHRKAINWQNQITPDDMTFYGVELELLQIDDSKPAPYFRIVAEPPPRKSKPPIDKSPKNIRYQAFFDKLRKKLLEKNPNFTRAKALYQSWWSLGIGRAGFILGVNFTIDDRFRVEIYIDTGNKEFNEKAFEALKENRVYIEKEIGNKLEWDRLTEKRACRIYLPTKGSIDDSEEELDKLINWGCPLLIKFKEVFGPLVKNVQLD
- a CDS encoding alpha/beta fold hydrolase, which translates into the protein MEDLREINRANTNRMRIFIEGLLRISKVKMVVNGIEKVPKKSTIFLSNHFTRIETLILPYIIHTRLGIFPRSLTATQIFEALPRDFMESVGAVPVNFPDRDDMIAKSLLSGESWIIFPEGRMVKDKKVIKDGHFIIHDGDMLLDRPPHTGAGMVAIKTQMAARLMRDFTDKHSLTRIFGFDYLDEFEVNIVPLNITYYPMRVIETGLYKQVDRLVRFIERGGLSPRYEEELKIESSIISPGVEMTVNFGHPRSITEYTPWVKERDVFPVVKKDSLKKKNVALSKVIKDMMNDYMYDIYHLTTVNPDHITARLMKTMVKRNILKDDTENLKMRTFLSALKTRELTNISLNNRIKHEPETIVVEGEKVVDSFLEMVKAEDLIEISKGSGSTNGDSTLTIKEKQFKWPHKFHDIRLFNTVEVINNEISPLKEVTELVDETLSLKGKYLRDETVKALIRGEEERFFTDYSMFYTEGQSKERKFGMPKINFGSNDIGILLIHGYMASPEEMRPLNEYLVKEGFTVYSARLSGHGTSPEDLRGRNWEDWFYSARVGYTILSKLVKKIFICGFSMGGALSWHLAACGYPKIKGIISISAAMKLVSRASFLAPAFDLLDNALKYVGLKRSPVQFIKNIPENPHINYFRNPVHGVDQLLELIRVVKGELNKVKVPALIIQGGHDPTVDPESAVEYYNSISSKIKGLVWVDSPYHGIVYRGGDNKFKKIVDFINDPKKGVEESHTWIPG
- a CDS encoding SUMF1/EgtB/PvdO family nonheme iron enzyme, coding for MPQTPCAVELDKMVEVPGGTFVMGGADDGMENSVPAHEVKVNYFFIDSHEVTNVRFAEFLNHLGKTTLNGNKLIDLDLSGIEVEERGGKAFYVAKEGMEEYPVVSVTWHGADEYAKFRGKRLPTEAEWEYAASGGAKSKFPWGDDYDPNRTNQGGSFGALTPVMSYLPNGFGLYDMVGNAMEWTADWYGEDYYTKSPPDNPTGPKAGTERVVRGGAFDSIQPVTVRDRFYLKPDRSLPDLGFRCVK
- a CDS encoding PQQ-binding-like beta-propeller repeat protein, whose translation is MRNFVEALIKITFKISLALLVSLVLIMVCFNLYERTINVKVPVKLKWRYKTGFYGYSTPVVDDGIVYVGDQLNYLYAIDKDRGKMKWKYYESYFIFTSPSVVDGVIYVGSYYNGPFDDTCLHAIDAKNGRLKWSFKLADPGSSSGPPTVADGTVFVGCSDNYLYAVDAESGELKWRFETGGSILCRPTVVDGVVYFGSRDDCLYAIDANSGEMKWKYEVGNWMECSSPAVDGMVYVGSNNSNVYAIDIDTGELKWRFETGGEIISFPTVVGGVVFIGSKDNYLYALDSNSGELKWRFKTGDNVCSTPKMANEVVYFGSNDHYLYAVDYTSGIQKWRYKTRGSIVSSIVVVDNFIYFGSAAHFFRGKHHWGPYLYALEIKKQ
- a CDS encoding sulfatase, which gives rise to MKYNRKNIKVAGSGDGTRAVGLDRCLETGITRRDALKVMGSTVALAGISGLGLGGAAYGAPRRPNVIFILTDDHRWDVLGVMGHPFIQTPNMDRLANEGILFENAFVTTSLCSPSRASFLTGQYASVHGVQNNFSRWDSDKNVTFMKHFKDAGYDTAFIGKWHMPGTGEGLPELPGVDLFVSFTRKDGQGDYYNCPIYVNHVLTPNRHPYITTELTEYAMAFVKEKRENPFCLYLSHKAVHHDWKPPEHLKGKYKDADLSFLAPESDKFNTMTKNNFLEGGMDNMHKRYRDYCECLESVDEELGRLLATLEETGELDNTVIVYAGDNGYIFGEHRLIAKHYPYEESIRIPYIVRYPGLIKDPGRKADQMVLNIDLALTLMEIAGIPIPESVQGESFAPIMRSASAEGRESWVYELFRDFPFGGRVPPNKTLRTNTHKYIEWELCKEPEIYDIANDPRELKNLYGTPEGEALMPDLKAELDSLKERFHLVSGNI